In Bombus pyrosoma isolate SC7728 linkage group LG2, ASM1482585v1, whole genome shotgun sequence, a genomic segment contains:
- the LOC122573018 gene encoding uncharacterized protein LOC122573018 produces MHGRSWYQDGEDIVILAEGEEVLRISLDKKGETNWSWLKDVFDIQRRPSLQELIADWPILATVIKEKSSGSRRPSLAELIPDWPTLHHFTKTEVGSYSSTT; encoded by the exons ATGCACGGAAGAAGCTGGTATCAAGACGGGGAGGATATAGTGATCTTGGCGGAGGGTGAGGAGGTCCTTCGAATTTCTCTAGACAAGAAGGGTGAAACTAACTGGAGCTGGCTCAAG GACGTCTTCGACATTCAGCGCAGGCCAAGTTTGCAGGAGCTAATCGCCGACTGGCCGATACTAGCGACAGTGATCAAAGAGAAG AGTAGTGGATCTCGTAGACCCTCTCTCGCCGAATTAATTCCCGACTGGCCGACCCTGCACCATTTCACCAAGACGGAGGTTGGATCGTATTCCTCGACAACTTGA